AGGAGTACCGCCGCGACAGCGTCGCTCTCGACGGGTTCGCCGTGCGGGGGTGGAACGACCAGTGCGGTCTCGACAGGCGCGCCGTACCAGCAGAAGAGGCACCGGCCGTCGCCGCCGCGGACCGTGTCACGTCCGCATCCCTCGCATCGAGCCACCATGCCTGCCCCCGAAATGACGACGTTTTCACGATACGCGACCGCTGTCATTCGGTGTTGCGATGGCCGCAACTCCCATTCCTCTCCGGCGACGCTTGATCGACGCTGGAGCCATGGGTGGTCAGGACAAGATCGATCTGCTACGGCAGTTGTTGATCTCGCAGGGAGTGGCCTTGACGACGGCGGCGATCACGGAGACCGTGAAAGTCGTCATGAAGTGGCGTGGCCGCGGACGGCACACGTGAAGCACGGGGGAATGCCATGTACGCCGAGCTGTCGCATGTCGACGTCGAATCCGATGTCGTCTCCATCTCCATTGCCGGAGCGGGCGTGATCCGGATGCACGCCCTCCGGGGTCGCGACTCCGTCGCAAGGATCGCCGCCCGCGACGGATGGTGCGCGTACGAGGCACCATTGCCGCGGATCGTTGCCGCGCTCGCGCGCCGCGGCCGGGGGACGGTGATCGTCGTAGGCGCCAACACCGGCTACTACGCGCTTCTCTGCGCCGCCCACGGCAGGCCGGTCTGGGCGTACGAGGCCCACGCCTGGACCGCTGAGGCCTTGCTGCGCAACGTCTCAGCGAGCGGGCTGGACGACCTGGTCACCGTCAGCGCCGTGGCTGTCGCCGACCATGTCGGCACGGTACTGCTGCATACGCCGTTCCCCACGACCCCGGATGTCGAATGCTCGCACAGCCTCAACGGAGCATTCCGGGAGAACGCCG
The Frankiaceae bacterium genome window above contains:
- a CDS encoding FkbM family methyltransferase → MYAELSHVDVESDVVSISIAGAGVIRMHALRGRDSVARIAARDGWCAYEAPLPRIVAALARRGRGTVIVVGANTGYYALLCAAHGRPVWAYEAHAWTAEALLRNVSASGLDDLVTVSAVAVADHVGTVLLHTPFPTTPDVECSHSLNGAFRENAESSRVPSTTLDHEWCAAGRPPVELLLVDVESADHLVLAGARDLIEAQRPAIVVEVLPESDLSALNEAIAEMRLVGARIDDQGVTRYRRLGAWALSQREHVFLPEERFSEITSALRREWLR